The following are encoded in a window of Massilia sp. R2A-15 genomic DNA:
- a CDS encoding protein kinase → MNTSPAAGGDDAATVGRGSENCLPVGTRLSDFEITGILGEGGFGIVYIAYDHSLHRTVAIKEYMPSALAMRGGDRGVSLRAERHQDTFRLGLKSFINEARFLAQFDHPSLVKVYRFWEQNRTAYTAMKYYEGRTIKEIVAESPELIDEAWCRKILRQILEALEMLYTMQILHRDVAPDNIIIQENGDAVLLDFGSARQIIGDMTKGLTVILKPGYAPVEQYAGDASLEQGAFTDIYALAAVMYFAIVKQAPASSIARMIKDPITPLALQAPEGYSPSFLAAIDKGLAVLAQDRPQTIDAFRELLGIVSSAPPPVRAAGTTQRGLPPVRADAPPAAIPMPVGDEPAPAQEPAVFAPPPARGRWPFVAGVATALTIATAGLYALVHGAADDTIMVAQQHVTAPVTAPSKGLDPTESVVEVAPPLAPAPAPAPAPVPETPAAVARPVPAVVETVSYTLAVKPWGTVYVDGRERGVTPPMKKLVLPAGKHRVRIVNPSFPEYSISVSAAKNKNGTIEHDFAAAKK, encoded by the coding sequence ATGAACACATCACCGGCAGCGGGCGGCGACGACGCCGCTACAGTCGGTCGCGGCTCGGAGAACTGCCTGCCGGTCGGCACGCGGCTGTCCGACTTCGAAATTACCGGCATCCTCGGCGAAGGCGGCTTCGGCATCGTCTACATCGCCTACGACCATTCGCTGCACCGCACGGTGGCGATCAAGGAATACATGCCTTCGGCGCTGGCCATGCGCGGCGGCGACCGCGGCGTGTCGCTGCGCGCCGAACGCCACCAGGACACCTTCCGGCTAGGCCTGAAAAGCTTCATCAACGAGGCGCGCTTCCTGGCGCAGTTCGATCATCCGTCGCTGGTGAAGGTGTACCGCTTCTGGGAACAGAACCGCACCGCCTACACGGCGATGAAGTATTACGAAGGCCGCACCATCAAGGAGATCGTCGCCGAAAGCCCGGAGCTGATCGACGAAGCGTGGTGCCGCAAGATCCTGCGCCAGATCCTGGAGGCGCTCGAGATGCTGTACACGATGCAGATCCTGCACCGCGATGTCGCGCCGGACAACATCATCATCCAGGAAAACGGCGACGCCGTGCTGCTCGACTTCGGCTCGGCGCGCCAGATCATCGGCGACATGACCAAGGGCCTGACGGTGATCCTCAAGCCAGGCTACGCGCCGGTCGAACAGTACGCGGGCGACGCGTCGCTCGAACAGGGCGCGTTCACCGACATCTACGCGCTGGCGGCCGTGATGTACTTCGCCATCGTCAAACAGGCGCCGGCAAGCTCGATCGCGCGCATGATCAAAGACCCGATCACGCCGCTGGCGCTCCAGGCCCCGGAGGGCTACAGCCCGTCGTTCCTGGCGGCGATCGACAAGGGACTCGCCGTGCTGGCGCAGGACCGGCCGCAGACCATCGACGCCTTCCGCGAGCTGCTCGGCATCGTCTCGTCCGCACCGCCGCCGGTGCGCGCGGCCGGCACTACCCAGCGCGGATTGCCGCCGGTGCGCGCCGATGCGCCGCCCGCCGCCATCCCGATGCCGGTCGGGGACGAGCCGGCGCCAGCGCAAGAGCCGGCAGTATTTGCGCCGCCGCCCGCCCGCGGGCGCTGGCCCTTCGTCGCCGGTGTCGCTACCGCGCTGACGATCGCCACCGCCGGACTGTATGCGCTGGTGCACGGCGCCGCGGACGACACCATCATGGTCGCGCAGCAGCACGTCACCGCGCCCGTCACAGCGCCGTCGAAGGGACTCGACCCGACCGAGTCGGTCGTGGAAGTGGCGCCGCCATTGGCGCCGGCGCCGGCGCCGGCGCCCGCGCCCGTGCCGGAAACGCCGGCCGCCGTGGCCAGGCCGGTCCCCGCCGTGGTGGAGACCGTGTCGTACACCCTGGCCGTCAAACCCTGGGGCACCGTGTACGTGGACGGCCGCGAGCGCGGGGTCACGCCACCTATGAAAAAGCTGGTACTCCCGGCCGGCAAGCACCGGGTCCGCATCGTCAACCCGAGCTTCCCGGAGTATTCGATCAGCGTGTCGGCGGCCAAAAATAAGAACGGCACGATCGAACACGACTTCGCCGCGGCGAAAAAATAA
- a CDS encoding TssQ family T6SS-associated lipoprotein gives MKIRTLLPIACLLTGCASMPFGAGKDTKPGHSQPEVSAPAPAPSGLKEGIALYNNGDYNGAIKRLGQADVTGGPKATQVEALKYTAFSYCLTSRTTLCRHQFEKAFKLDPSFDLEPGEHGHPLWGPVFVKAKKAK, from the coding sequence ATGAAGATTCGCACCCTCCTCCCGATCGCCTGCCTGCTCACCGGCTGCGCCAGCATGCCGTTCGGCGCCGGCAAGGACACGAAACCCGGGCACTCCCAGCCGGAGGTCAGCGCGCCCGCGCCGGCGCCGTCCGGCCTGAAGGAAGGCATCGCTCTGTACAACAACGGCGACTACAACGGCGCAATCAAGCGTCTCGGCCAGGCCGACGTCACCGGCGGCCCGAAGGCGACCCAGGTCGAAGCGTTGAAATACACCGCGTTCAGCTACTGCCTGACTTCGCGCACGACGCTGTGCCGCCACCAGTTCGAGAAGGCGTTCAAGCTCGATCCTTCGTTCGACCTGGAGCCGGGCGAACATGGACACCCGCTGTGGGGTCCGGTCTTCGTCAAGGCGAAGAAGGCGAAATAG
- a CDS encoding IS3 family transposase, with the protein MALRYAFIREHAEMYPVGLMCRLLGVSRSGYHASRCRPMSPRDSADIALIARLHEIDAEHRRAAGVIKMWRVLRAEKNPCGRNRVARLRRCAGIQTLRTQRLQSKPAPQQKEPPAPNLVNRKFKVAVPNRVWVGDMTQITTRTGISHLSIFLDLSTHAVIGWAMGTSQTAALAVQTIEAAMERYRPPPGLVCHTDQGSPYGSKKFRDYLESKGAIASMSRKGNCHDNAVAESFFSNLKNELTHHFVYEDHAAAVAAVKDHIEVYYNTIRLHQSLGYKTPAQVQAQHMCC; encoded by the coding sequence ATAGCGCTGAGGTACGCCTTCATTCGCGAGCATGCCGAGATGTATCCGGTCGGGCTGATGTGCCGCTTACTTGGCGTAAGCCGAAGCGGCTACCATGCCTCGCGCTGTCGCCCTATGAGCCCGCGCGATAGCGCGGACATCGCCTTGATTGCGAGGCTTCACGAGATCGACGCGGAACACCGGCGCGCTGCAGGCGTCATCAAGATGTGGCGGGTGCTACGCGCGGAAAAAAATCCATGCGGGCGAAATCGAGTGGCACGTCTACGACGTTGCGCCGGCATTCAGACGCTTCGAACCCAACGACTGCAAAGCAAACCAGCACCGCAACAAAAAGAACCGCCAGCCCCGAATCTGGTGAACCGGAAATTCAAGGTCGCCGTTCCAAACCGCGTGTGGGTGGGCGACATGACGCAAATCACCACGCGGACGGGGATAAGCCATCTGTCGATATTCCTGGATTTGTCCACGCACGCTGTCATTGGCTGGGCGATGGGAACGAGCCAGACCGCCGCCCTGGCCGTGCAGACGATCGAAGCGGCCATGGAGCGATATCGCCCGCCGCCAGGGCTCGTTTGCCACACGGATCAGGGATCGCCTTACGGCTCGAAGAAGTTTCGCGACTACCTCGAGTCGAAGGGCGCAATTGCGAGCATGAGCCGCAAAGGGAACTGTCACGATAACGCGGTTGCGGAGAGCTTCTTCTCGAACCTGAAGAACGAGTTGACGCATCACTTCGTGTATGAAGATCACGCTGCCGCGGTTGCCGCCGTCAAAGATCATATTGAGGTGTACTACAATACAATCCGACTTCATCAATCGCTCGGCTACAAAACGCCGGCGCAGGTCCAGGCGCAGCACATGTGTTGCTAA